A single genomic interval of Oreochromis aureus strain Israel breed Guangdong linkage group 12, ZZ_aureus, whole genome shotgun sequence harbors:
- the trpv4 gene encoding transient receptor potential cation channel subfamily V member 4, producing MNEGRSAIFKRRHLALPKGNAISSEPSISVDLGDSEAAQPEGDGAFPLSEFSHLFESQDGSPATQDSSQESILEPAQPGHPADSRQYLRMKFHGAFKKGISNPMDLLESTIYESNVVPAPKKAPMDSLFDYGTYGNSSNQKKRRKKLPKGKTEASCDASQSSDPPKVVKVFNRSLLFDCVSRGDPGELEGLLEYLQSNNKRLTDEEFREPYTGKTCLPKALMNLYGRQNNTIPVLVDIAEKNGSLREFINTPFRDVYYRGQTALHIAIERRCKQYVKLLVEKGADVHAQARGRFFQPKDEGGYFYFGELPLSLAACTNQPDIVHYLTENPHKKADVRRQDSRGNTVLHALVHIADNTKDNTRFLTKMYDLLLIKTAKLYPDCNLETVPNNDGMSPLMMAARLGKIGIFQHIIRREIKDEEVRHLSRKFKDWAYGPVYSSLYDLSSLDTCGKESSVLEILVYTSHNENRHEMLAVEPINELLRAKWNRFAAVTFYISVFSYLITMIIFTLVAYYQPTDGKPPYPRTTSSDYWRMAGEIVTLASGIFFFLTNIKDLFLKKCPGVKSLFIDGSFQLLYFIYSVLIIVTAALYLSGIEAYVSVMVFALALGWMNTLYFTRGLKLTGTYSIMIQKILFKDLFRFLLVYVLFMIGFASALVSLLTVCPPPGTVCNGSCPTYPACRDNNTFSAFLLDLFKLTIGMGDLDMIYSAQNPVVFLILLVTYIILTFVLLLNMLIALMGETVGQVSKESKKIWKLQWATTILDIERSFPVCLRKSFRVGEMVTVGKNYDGTPDRRWCFRVDEVNWCHWNQNLAIINEDPGKSETIQANGLQQGVRALRRDRWSTVVPRAVELSKGSQSHDLAVEMEPLSPRH from the exons ATGAATGAG GGGCGATCTGCTATCTTCAAAAGGCGCCACCTCGCCTTGCCCAAGGGCAACGCCATCAGCTCTGAACCAAGCATCTCggtggatttgggagacagtgAGGCTGCTCAGCCTGAGGGTGATGGAGCCTTCCCTTTATCTGAGTTCTCACACCTGTTCGAGAGCCAGGATGGATCCCCAGCAACTCAGGACTCGAGTCAGGAGTCAATCCTGGAGCCGGCCCAGCCGGGCCACCCCGCTGACAGCAGACAGTACCTACGGATGAAGTTCCACGGTGCTTTCAAGAAGGGCATATCCAACCCAATGGACCTCCTGGAATCCACCATATATGAGTCAAATGTGGTTCCTGCTCCCAAGAAAGCACCCATGGACTCACTCTTTGACTATGGCACCTACGGAAACTCAAGCAACCAGAAGAAACGCAGAAAGAAGCTCCCAAAAGG CAAAACAGAGGCATCCTGTGACGCGAGCCAGAGCTCTGATCCTCCAAAAGTCGTCAAAGTATTCAACCGCTCGCTTCTCTTCGACTGTGTGTCACGTGGAGACCCCGGGGAACTCGAGGGCCTGTTGGAGTACCTGCAAAGTAACAACAAGAGGTTAACCGATGAGGAATTCAGAG AGCCATACACAGGTAAGACATGTCTGCCAAAAGCTTTGATGAACCTTTATGGCCGTCAGAACAACACCATCCCAGTGCTGGTCGACATAGCAGAGAAGAATGGGAGTCTCAGAGAGTTCATTAATACGCCCTTCAGGGACGTCTACTACAGAG GCCAGACAGCGCTCCACATTGCCATCGAACGACGCTGTAAGCAGTATGTGAAGCTGCTGGTGGAAAAAGGAGCTGACGTTCATGCCCAGGCGAGGGGACGCTTCTTCCAGCCCAAAGACGAGGGTGGTTACTTCTACTTTG GTGAGCTGCCTCTCTCTCTGGCTGCCTGCACGAACCAGCCCGACATAGTGCACTACCTGACGGAGAATCCGCACAAGAAAGCTGACGTGCGACGCCAGGATTCACGTGGAAACACGGTGCTGCACGCGCTGGTGCACATTGCAGACAACACCAAGGACAACACGCGTTTCCTCACAAAGATGTACGACCTGCTGCTAATCAAGACTGCCAAGCTTTACCCAGACTGCAACCTGGAGACAGTGCCCAACAATGATGGCATGTCGCCTCTCATGATGGCTGCCAGATTGGGCAAGATAGGG ATTTTTCAACACATTATCCGACGTGAGATCAAAGACGAGGAAGTTCGTCATCTGTCCCGTAAGTTTAAGGACTGGGCCTATGGTCCGGTGTACTCCTCCCTCTATGATCTGTCTTCACTGGATACATGTGGCAAGGAGTCATCTGTGCTGGAAATCCTTGTCTACACCAGTCACAATGAG AACCGCCATGAGATGCTGGCAGTGGAGCCCATCAATGAGCTGTTGAGGGCCAAATGGAACAGGTTTGCTGCTGTCACTTTTTACATCAGTGTGTTCTCCTACCTCATCACCATGATCATATTCACCCTGGTGGCTTATTACCAACCAACAGATGGAAAG CCTCCATACCCACGTACCACATCGTCTGACTACTGGCGGATGGCCGGGGAGATTGTCACACTGGCATCAGGaatcttcttcttcctcacaAAT attAAGGACCTCTTCCTGAAAAAGTGCCCTGGGGTGAAGTCTTTATTTATTGATGGATCCTTTCAACTGCTGTA CTTCATCTACTCTGTACTGATTATAGTCACAGCTGCTCTCTACCTGTCTGGCATTGAGGCCTACGTCTCTGTCATGGTGTTTGCACTCGCCCTGGGCTGGATGAACACACTTTACTTCACCAGGGGCCTGAAGCTCACGGGCACCTACAGCATCATGATACAAAAG ATTCTTTTCAAGGACCTTTTCAGGTTTCTGCTGGTGTATGTGCTCTTCATGATCGGTTTTGCATCAG CCTTGGTATCCCTGCTGACTGTGTGCCCTCCGCCAGGCACAGTGTGTAACGGGAGTTGCCCAACCTACCCTGCATGCAGGGACAATAACACTTTCAGCGCTTTCCTTCTGGACCTCTTCAAGCTCACCATTGGGATGGGAGACCTGGACATGATCTACAGTGCACAGAATCCAGTCGTCTTTCTCATCCTGTTAGTTACTTACATCATTCTCACCTTCGTGCTGCTACTCAACATGTTGATCGCTTTGATGGGGGAGACGGTGGGTCAGGTCTCCAAGGAGAGCAAAAAAATCTGGAAGCTTCAG TGGGCAACGACTATCTTGGACATCGAACGCTCGTTCCCGGTCTGTCTTCGCAAGTCTTTTCGAGTTGGAGAGATGGTGACGGTGGGGAAGAACTATGATGGCACACCTGATCGGCGCTGGTGTTTCAG GGTGGACGAGGTTAACTGGTGTCACTGGAATCAGAACCTGGCGATAATTAACGAGGATCCGGGCAAGAGTGAGACCATCCAAGCCAACGGGCTGCAGCAGGGTGTTAGAGCTTTGAGGAGAG ATCGCTGGTCCACAGTGGTCCCGCGGGCAGTGGAGTTGAGCAAAGGTTCTCAGTCTCATGATCTCGCGGTAGAGATGGAGCCGCTGTCACCCAGGCACTGA